In Cytobacillus oceanisediminis, the following proteins share a genomic window:
- a CDS encoding SDR family NAD(P)-dependent oxidoreductase yields MNLKGKVALITGGAGGIGKGIASAMLKHGAKVVIADINREAGEAAVKQLSQFGLIHFIEKDISRKENAVELVQETISLYGKLDILVNNAHVSRQMPFVNTTLEDFELSLNTGFYPTVHLMQASYEQLKENKGFVINFASGAGISGQVNQASYGSAKEAIRGLTRTVANEWAKDQINVNLISPIAYTEGVKNWSENFPDQYEQVLNGIPLGRMGDPEKDIGEVAVFLSSESSSYITGQTFMVDGGTQKLT; encoded by the coding sequence ATGAATCTAAAGGGCAAAGTTGCATTAATTACAGGCGGTGCCGGCGGTATTGGCAAGGGCATAGCCTCAGCCATGCTGAAACATGGCGCCAAAGTTGTGATTGCAGATATCAACCGGGAAGCCGGTGAAGCGGCTGTAAAGCAATTAAGTCAGTTTGGATTGATTCATTTTATTGAAAAAGACATATCCCGAAAGGAAAATGCCGTTGAGCTTGTGCAGGAGACAATCTCACTGTATGGAAAATTGGACATCCTTGTCAACAACGCGCATGTTTCCAGACAGATGCCTTTTGTGAATACAACACTGGAAGACTTTGAATTATCCCTTAATACAGGATTTTACCCTACTGTCCATTTAATGCAAGCCTCATATGAACAGCTTAAGGAAAATAAAGGATTCGTGATTAACTTTGCTTCAGGTGCCGGCATTTCGGGCCAGGTTAACCAGGCCTCCTATGGATCTGCTAAAGAAGCGATCCGCGGTTTAACGCGAACCGTTGCAAATGAGTGGGCTAAGGATCAGATTAATGTGAATTTAATCTCACCAATTGCTTATACTGAAGGCGTGAAAAATTGGAGCGAGAACTTCCCTGATCAATATGAGCAGGTACTCAATGGAATCCCGCTTGGCCGCATGGGAGACCCTGAAAAGGATATTGGGGAAGTGGCTGTATTCTTAAGCAGCGAAAGCAGCTCCTACATTACCGGACAGACATTTATGGTAGACGGGGGAACGCAAAAGTTAACATAA
- a CDS encoding PadR family transcriptional regulator produces the protein MSMQIVILGLLKEKEYHPYEMKKVILEHKWDQLFPVTDGNLYHAIRKLEKHKWIQAEKQEQVNNRPNRTVYQITEEGKTQLSEDIIEVFKKRMPEPRSLYPALLFIESPEVPAAAEHIKSWISELKAESEGKHDYQDVIPNLIQEHYKGLNEFYLNWLNKVLDALESV, from the coding sequence ATGTCCATGCAAATCGTGATACTCGGTCTTTTAAAAGAGAAAGAATATCATCCCTATGAAATGAAAAAAGTCATTTTAGAACACAAATGGGATCAGCTATTCCCCGTTACGGACGGCAATTTATATCACGCCATCCGCAAACTCGAAAAGCACAAGTGGATCCAGGCGGAAAAGCAGGAACAGGTGAATAACCGCCCAAACCGTACCGTCTACCAAATTACTGAAGAAGGAAAAACTCAGCTTTCAGAAGACATCATTGAGGTGTTTAAAAAGCGGATGCCTGAACCCCGCTCCCTTTATCCGGCCCTATTATTTATCGAATCACCCGAAGTCCCTGCAGCAGCGGAGCATATTAAATCCTGGATCTCCGAGCTGAAGGCAGAAAGTGAAGGGAAGCATGACTACCAGGACGTCATTCCGAACCTGATCCAGGAGCATTATAAAGGATTAAATGAGTTTTATTTGAATTGGCTTAATAAAGTTCTCGATGCATTAGAATCAGTTTAA
- a CDS encoding CynX/NimT family MFS transporter: protein MAGIIFVAFNLRPAITSVGPLIGAIREETGISNSAAGLLTTLPLVAFALLSPFVPRIAQKLGSEWSILLGLTILGAGIAARSLGMLPPLYIGTILIGLGVGLCNVLLPGMVKEKFPQKVGLLTGIYTFSMGICAGLAPGFSIPLAENLGLGWRLSLSVWTILILIAIIVWLPQIRLRKIKTEAPKVSAPKGSIWSSPIAWQVTLFMGLQSMVYFSTTTWLPEILHSQGREIAAAGWMVTVFQFSGLPVNFIIPVLADRLPNQKGIALGIGIFTFAGITGLLMNVNGIISNISIVLLGIGLGAAISHSLTLIGLRAENAKQAASLSGMAQSVGYMLAAAGPILIGSLYDLFHSWTVPLIFLMVITAIFTISGIGAGRDQFVLQDKHHKQKKTASTIA, encoded by the coding sequence ATGGCCGGCATTATTTTTGTGGCTTTTAATTTACGCCCTGCGATTACATCAGTCGGGCCATTGATCGGAGCAATCCGGGAGGAAACGGGAATTTCCAATAGTGCAGCAGGCCTTCTGACTACCCTTCCGCTCGTTGCCTTCGCCCTGCTCTCTCCTTTTGTTCCGAGGATTGCCCAAAAGCTTGGAAGTGAATGGAGCATTCTTTTGGGTTTGACTATTTTGGGAGCCGGCATTGCGGCCCGTTCTTTGGGAATGCTTCCGCCGCTGTACATAGGAACTATTTTAATAGGTTTAGGCGTAGGTCTTTGCAATGTGCTTCTTCCTGGAATGGTCAAGGAAAAGTTTCCGCAGAAGGTTGGCCTGCTTACTGGCATTTATACATTTTCAATGGGGATTTGTGCAGGGCTTGCGCCAGGATTCAGTATCCCGCTTGCAGAAAATCTTGGTCTGGGATGGAGGCTTTCACTTAGTGTATGGACCATCTTAATACTTATCGCTATTATTGTCTGGCTTCCTCAGATCAGATTACGAAAGATAAAAACGGAAGCACCTAAAGTATCTGCACCAAAGGGTTCTATCTGGTCCTCACCCATCGCATGGCAGGTCACACTGTTTATGGGATTGCAATCAATGGTCTATTTCAGCACCACCACCTGGCTCCCCGAAATTCTTCATAGCCAGGGACGGGAAATCGCCGCCGCTGGATGGATGGTAACGGTTTTCCAGTTTTCAGGACTCCCTGTTAATTTTATTATTCCCGTTCTTGCCGATCGGCTTCCTAACCAAAAGGGGATTGCTCTTGGCATCGGCATTTTCACTTTTGCCGGCATAACGGGTCTCCTGATGAATGTCAATGGCATCATCTCTAACATCAGTATTGTTCTTCTCGGGATTGGTCTTGGAGCAGCGATCAGTCATTCCTTAACCCTGATCGGCCTTCGTGCTGAAAATGCCAAACAGGCAGCCAGCCTTTCAGGAATGGCTCAATCAGTCGGCTACATGCTTGCCGCGGCAGGACCGATTCTTATCGGCTCACTGTATGATCTGTTCCACTCCTGGACCGTTCCACTGATCTTCCTTATGGTCATTACTGCTATCTTTACTATTTCCGGAATTGGGGCAGGCCGAGATCAATTTGTTCTGCAGGATAAGCACCATAAACAGAAAAAGACAGCTTCCACTATTGCATAA
- the eutH gene encoding ethanolamine utilization protein EutH, giving the protein MENFIVYLIAIFVAIGGIDRILGNKFKIGEEFSKAFYSMGALSLSMIGIISISPVLADILIPIISPVYSFFGADPSMFASTLFALDMGGYKLATEMANDMDAANFSWVFLGTMMGPTLVFTIPVALNLIQKKDQANFAKGILIGLMTIPIGCLIGGFISGFHLVWMIKNLLPTILLSIIIMISLLKIPKATTKMFIGFSKIIEVVLISGLVIVIFQTLTGVEFIKNLVPIHESFKTIGNITIMLAGAFPLVFFLQHVLKQPFEKAGNKIGLTHQSLVGLLSSLAHHVPMFSKFDLLDARGKVINTAFAVSGSFVMGSHLGFVAAVDKSFIVPMIFGKLTAGILAAIIAYFVMND; this is encoded by the coding sequence ATGGAGAATTTCATTGTTTATTTAATAGCTATATTTGTTGCAATTGGTGGAATCGATAGGATTTTAGGAAACAAGTTTAAGATTGGAGAAGAGTTTTCAAAAGCTTTTTATAGTATGGGAGCCCTTTCATTATCGATGATTGGCATTATTTCTATATCTCCTGTATTGGCAGATATATTAATACCAATTATATCACCTGTTTATTCCTTTTTTGGGGCTGACCCTTCCATGTTTGCATCAACACTCTTTGCTCTGGATATGGGCGGTTATAAACTTGCGACTGAAATGGCAAATGATATGGATGCAGCAAATTTTTCCTGGGTGTTTTTAGGTACCATGATGGGGCCAACATTGGTGTTCACCATCCCTGTTGCATTAAATTTAATTCAAAAAAAAGACCAGGCCAATTTTGCAAAAGGTATCTTGATCGGCTTAATGACTATTCCAATTGGCTGCTTGATTGGCGGATTTATTTCTGGTTTTCATTTAGTATGGATGATTAAAAACCTGCTTCCAACGATTCTATTATCCATTATTATCATGATCTCATTATTAAAAATTCCCAAAGCTACAACGAAAATGTTCATTGGGTTCTCAAAAATCATTGAGGTTGTATTAATATCAGGCTTAGTCATTGTGATTTTCCAAACACTAACAGGAGTTGAATTTATTAAGAACTTAGTTCCTATTCATGAGAGCTTTAAAACCATCGGGAATATTACCATCATGCTTGCTGGTGCATTTCCATTGGTCTTCTTTCTGCAGCATGTGCTGAAACAGCCATTTGAAAAAGCAGGCAATAAAATTGGCCTCACGCATCAATCTCTAGTCGGATTATTATCATCATTGGCTCACCATGTTCCGATGTTCTCAAAGTTTGACCTTCTTGATGCGAGGGGGAAAGTCATCAATACAGCTTTTGCAGTAAGCGGCTCCTTTGTGATGGGGAGTCATCTGGGCTTCGTTGCCGCTGTGGACAAAAGCTTCATTGTTCCCATGATTTTTGGAAAGCTGACTGCTGGAATTTTAGCCGCAATCATAGCTTATTTTGTTATGAATGATTAG
- a CDS encoding M24 family metallopeptidase, translating to MNNKIASLEKFLVKRNWTGGLITSRQNIFYLTGFDYDPHERFVGIFIFPGQSPLIVLPEMELKMLLEAGWRYDYICYKDSDNVWRMMAEYFDEKISMITDFAVEETFISLKYVRMLQQMLPNIQLQNLDQALSEMRIRKSPEEIKKLRIAAQYADYAIQAGIDALYEGVSELEVLGEIEYKLKKAGLRDMSFSTMVLFGSNSSNPHGVPGENKLQPGDTIIFDLGVKYEGYCSDITRTFVFKELRDEVKEMYELVLKANLAALQECRAGNKMRKIDEAARTVISDGGYAKYFPHRIGHGLGIEVHEEPSLHAENEEILREGMVLTVEPGIYIPGVGGVRIEDDVVIGVEGKEVLTKFQKKLHVVKGKTADWK from the coding sequence ATGAATAACAAAATAGCATCTTTAGAGAAATTTTTAGTAAAGAGAAACTGGACGGGGGGACTCATTACATCACGGCAGAACATTTTTTACTTAACTGGTTTTGATTACGATCCGCATGAACGTTTTGTAGGAATTTTCATTTTTCCTGGACAATCCCCTCTAATTGTATTGCCTGAAATGGAGTTGAAAATGCTCCTGGAAGCGGGCTGGAGATATGACTATATCTGTTATAAGGATTCAGATAATGTCTGGCGAATGATGGCAGAATATTTTGATGAGAAAATAAGCATGATCACAGATTTTGCAGTAGAAGAGACGTTTATCTCTCTTAAATATGTACGTATGCTGCAGCAAATGCTGCCAAATATTCAGCTGCAAAATTTAGATCAGGCGCTTTCTGAAATGAGAATTAGAAAAAGCCCTGAAGAAATAAAAAAATTAAGGATAGCAGCCCAATATGCGGATTATGCAATACAGGCAGGAATTGACGCTTTATATGAAGGTGTATCAGAGTTAGAGGTGCTGGGTGAAATTGAATATAAATTAAAAAAAGCAGGATTGCGTGATATGTCTTTCAGCACAATGGTGCTTTTTGGCAGCAATTCAAGCAATCCTCATGGAGTTCCTGGGGAGAATAAACTGCAGCCCGGAGATACCATCATATTTGATTTAGGTGTTAAATACGAAGGATATTGTTCGGATATCACCAGAACATTTGTCTTTAAAGAATTAAGGGACGAAGTCAAAGAGATGTATGAATTAGTGTTGAAAGCTAATTTGGCAGCTCTGCAGGAGTGCAGGGCAGGCAATAAAATGAGAAAAATAGATGAAGCGGCGAGAACCGTAATAAGTGATGGAGGATATGCGAAATACTTTCCTCATAGAATTGGTCATGGCCTGGGAATAGAAGTGCATGAAGAACCTTCTTTACACGCTGAAAATGAGGAAATTCTCCGGGAAGGTATGGTGCTGACTGTAGAACCAGGCATCTATATCCCAGGTGTAGGCGGGGTGAGAATAGAGGATGATGTGGTGATAGGAGTAGAAGGAAAAGAGGTATTAACGAAGTTTCAGAAAAAGTTGCATGTCGTAAAAGGGAAAACTGCTGATTGGAAATAA
- a CDS encoding sigma-54 interaction domain-containing protein produces the protein MTKLKKYLRTDFCFEHDNDYKENMVLLQYKDSELSYMDREEYSFYKKYGKDLYWKKCVLISLDDFDLSLLEKGLLTELIVFTDSDSKIIGYVKCQDLLKELSSDFEELQAYFHTIIDTIENSVSVVDKEGKTIVWTEGAEKIFSIRKEDILGENMKKFFPEEMLLNQETLLTGKTFKHHLHKPREDLFVLININPVVVNGDIIGAVAAETDITSHVMLSKELLSASSKIQQLQNEVSRLNNAIDPFQKIKGSSIEIKNAVSLAKKMAKTDQNVLLLGETGVGKEVFAKAIHDECRLSKPFIALNCGAISPALFESELFGYEKGAFSGGDPNGKPGKIELADEGTLFLDEVGDLPLDQQVKLLRVLENKAYYSVGGLKVKEAKCRIIAATNKNLEAMAERGEFREDLFYRLNTLTIFIPPLRKRRQDILELFHLFIHESSLKYGLDITFIAPQITQLLLEYEWKGNIRELRNAVDRMVLLSENGSILPNTLPEKILKEKPHLFLPPANELQNEINRFEKQKILDALKGENGNKSEAAKRLGITRTTLYNKMKKLNITDW, from the coding sequence ATGACAAAATTAAAAAAGTATTTGCGCACTGATTTCTGCTTTGAACATGACAATGATTATAAAGAAAACATGGTATTACTTCAGTATAAGGACAGTGAATTATCCTATATGGACAGAGAGGAGTATTCCTTCTATAAAAAGTATGGTAAAGATTTATATTGGAAAAAGTGTGTATTAATCTCTTTGGATGATTTCGATTTAAGCCTTTTGGAAAAGGGTTTATTAACTGAGCTAATTGTGTTCACTGACTCTGACAGCAAAATAATCGGCTATGTTAAGTGTCAGGATTTGTTGAAGGAACTCAGCAGTGATTTCGAGGAATTACAGGCTTATTTTCATACTATAATCGATACCATTGAGAATTCGGTTTCAGTAGTGGACAAGGAAGGGAAAACAATTGTCTGGACAGAAGGGGCTGAAAAAATATTCTCTATCCGCAAAGAGGATATTCTGGGAGAAAACATGAAAAAATTCTTTCCTGAAGAAATGCTTTTAAACCAAGAAACACTTCTGACTGGCAAAACATTTAAGCATCATCTTCATAAACCAAGAGAAGATCTTTTTGTACTGATAAATATTAATCCGGTTGTAGTTAATGGTGACATTATTGGTGCTGTAGCGGCCGAAACTGACATAACGAGCCATGTCATGCTGAGCAAAGAGTTATTGAGTGCTTCATCTAAAATCCAGCAGCTGCAAAACGAAGTTTCCAGACTTAATAATGCAATTGATCCCTTTCAAAAGATTAAAGGGTCGAGTATTGAAATAAAAAATGCCGTTTCGCTGGCGAAAAAGATGGCTAAAACCGATCAGAATGTATTACTGCTGGGTGAAACAGGCGTGGGAAAAGAAGTATTTGCAAAGGCGATACATGACGAATGCCGATTATCGAAACCTTTTATCGCTTTGAATTGCGGTGCCATTTCTCCAGCGTTATTTGAAAGTGAATTATTTGGTTATGAAAAAGGCGCTTTTTCAGGGGGAGATCCGAACGGGAAGCCTGGAAAAATTGAACTTGCTGATGAAGGAACATTGTTTCTGGATGAAGTGGGAGATTTACCTTTAGATCAGCAGGTGAAATTGCTGAGGGTCCTGGAAAACAAGGCCTATTATTCTGTAGGCGGTTTGAAGGTGAAAGAGGCCAAATGCAGAATAATAGCTGCAACCAATAAGAATTTAGAAGCGATGGCTGAGAGAGGCGAGTTCAGAGAAGACTTGTTTTACAGACTGAATACATTAACGATATTTATCCCGCCATTAAGAAAAAGAAGACAAGATATTTTAGAGTTATTCCATCTTTTCATTCATGAGTCATCATTAAAATATGGTCTGGACATTACTTTTATAGCACCACAAATTACACAATTGCTGCTGGAGTATGAATGGAAGGGGAATATTAGAGAGTTAAGAAATGCAGTCGATAGAATGGTTCTTTTATCTGAAAATGGTTCCATATTGCCTAATACACTGCCGGAAAAGATATTAAAGGAGAAACCTCATTTGTTCTTGCCGCCGGCAAATGAATTGCAGAACGAAATAAACAGATTCGAAAAACAAAAAATCCTTGATGCATTAAAAGGCGAAAATGGAAATAAATCAGAAGCGGCAAAGCGGTTAGGCATAACAAGAACTACTTTATATAATAAGATGAAAAAATTAAATATAACCGATTGGTAA